One genomic region from Vitreimonas flagellata encodes:
- a CDS encoding M13 family metallopeptidase: MIMFTRRAMGASSLALLAGCATGATEATTATPARAPAAIGAWGFDLSSRDLSVSPGNDFFHYANGGWVARTEIPSDRTRWGTFDILREKADRDARTIIEEIALAGGQPGSNQQKIADFYNSFLNQEAINAAGLAPLQSEIDAIAALRTHEQTIRLISTPGIAVNSPIAVYVGLDERNPDRYICNMTHAGLGLPEREYYRRTDGEFPNIRTAYVAHIERLLTLAGQTGGAAKARAILALETRIAEHHWPVADRRNRDRTYNLKTRAEIRAIAPSFPWDASFDAAGLGGVQEVVISELSAMGPLANLFMQTPVSTWRSYLTYHLIRNNAPVLPQNIDDEVFDFFGRTLNGQPAQRERWKRAVQAVNGALGEAIGAVYVQRHFPPEAKQQMTELVENMRTAYGQRIDQLQWMSAETKVAAREKLATFRPKIGYPDRWRDYSALDVRANDAFGNAKRQSIFDWNHDLERLGRPTDKDEWFMTPQTVNAYYNPVFNEIVFPAAILQAPFFDPNADPAVNYGAIGGVIGHEMGHGFDDQGAKSDAQGVLRDWWNAEDVRRFEEVTSRLAAQYEQFTPLPGLNLNGRLTLGENIGDNGGLQVAYHAYTLSRGGAEAPVLDGVTGDQRFFLGWAQVWRTLMRDEAMRNQVINGPHSPGMYRANGPVRNMDAWYAAFNVQPGDALYLAPEDRVTIW, from the coding sequence ATGATTATGTTCACTCGTCGCGCGATGGGCGCGTCGTCGCTGGCTCTGCTTGCCGGCTGCGCCACGGGCGCGACGGAAGCGACTACCGCGACGCCGGCGCGCGCGCCGGCCGCGATCGGCGCCTGGGGCTTTGATCTCAGCTCGCGCGATCTCAGCGTGAGCCCAGGCAACGACTTTTTCCACTACGCCAATGGCGGCTGGGTCGCGCGCACGGAAATTCCGTCGGACCGTACACGCTGGGGCACATTCGATATCCTGCGCGAGAAGGCGGATCGCGACGCACGCACGATCATCGAAGAGATCGCTTTGGCTGGCGGCCAACCTGGCTCGAACCAGCAGAAGATCGCGGATTTCTATAATTCCTTCTTGAACCAAGAGGCGATCAACGCCGCGGGCCTCGCGCCGTTGCAGTCGGAAATCGATGCGATCGCGGCGCTGCGCACGCACGAGCAAACCATCCGCCTCATTTCGACGCCGGGCATCGCGGTCAATTCACCGATCGCGGTCTATGTCGGCCTCGATGAGCGCAACCCAGACCGCTACATCTGCAACATGACGCACGCGGGCCTTGGCCTGCCAGAGCGCGAATATTATCGCCGCACCGACGGCGAGTTTCCGAACATCCGGACTGCCTACGTCGCGCATATCGAACGCCTGCTCACGCTGGCTGGTCAAACCGGCGGCGCGGCCAAGGCGCGCGCCATTCTCGCGCTCGAAACGCGCATCGCTGAGCATCATTGGCCCGTCGCCGATCGCCGCAACCGCGATCGCACCTACAACCTGAAGACTCGCGCTGAAATTCGCGCCATCGCGCCGAGCTTCCCGTGGGACGCCTCGTTTGACGCGGCCGGCCTCGGCGGCGTGCAGGAAGTCGTGATCAGCGAGCTCTCGGCCATGGGCCCACTCGCCAATCTCTTCATGCAAACGCCGGTCTCAACTTGGCGTTCGTATCTCACCTACCATCTCATTCGAAACAACGCGCCGGTTCTGCCGCAGAACATCGACGATGAAGTCTTCGATTTCTTCGGCCGCACGCTCAACGGCCAACCGGCGCAACGCGAACGCTGGAAGCGCGCCGTGCAGGCCGTCAACGGCGCGCTCGGTGAAGCCATTGGCGCGGTCTATGTGCAGCGCCACTTCCCGCCGGAAGCCAAGCAACAGATGACCGAATTGGTCGAGAACATGCGCACCGCATACGGCCAGCGCATCGACCAATTGCAGTGGATGTCAGCGGAAACAAAAGTCGCCGCGCGCGAAAAGCTCGCGACGTTCCGCCCCAAGATTGGATATCCGGATCGCTGGCGCGATTATTCCGCGCTCGACGTGCGCGCCAACGATGCGTTCGGCAACGCCAAGCGCCAATCGATCTTCGACTGGAACCACGACCTCGAACGCCTGGGCCGCCCGACCGACAAGGACGAGTGGTTCATGACGCCGCAAACGGTGAACGCCTATTACAACCCGGTGTTCAACGAGATCGTCTTCCCTGCCGCGATCCTGCAAGCGCCGTTCTTCGATCCCAACGCAGATCCGGCCGTGAATTACGGCGCCATTGGCGGCGTGATTGGTCACGAAATGGGCCACGGCTTCGACGACCAAGGCGCGAAGTCTGATGCGCAAGGCGTGCTGCGCGATTGGTGGAACGCCGAAGACGTGCGCCGCTTCGAGGAGGTCACCAGCCGTTTGGCCGCGCAATATGAGCAATTCACACCGCTCCCGGGCCTGAACCTCAATGGCCGCCTGACCCTCGGCGAAAACATCGGCGACAATGGCGGCCTGCAAGTGGCTTACCATGCCTACACGCTGTCACGCGGCGGCGCCGAAGCGCCGGTGCTCGACGGCGTCACGGGCGATCAGCGCTTCTTCCTCGGCTGGGCGCAAGTCTGGCGCACGCT